A DNA window from Hippea jasoniae contains the following coding sequences:
- the tyrS gene encoding tyrosine--tRNA ligase, with translation MDLEKEVKRQLEIIKRGAAEIIDEEELKEKIKDSLQKNKPLKIKAGFDPTAPDLHLGHTVLIQKLKQFQDLGHEVYFLIGDFTGMIGDPTGKSETRKALTKEEVEKNAQTYKEQIFKILDEKKTKVVYNSSWCEKLSAVDLIKLASTMTVARMLERDDFAKRFAANKPISIHEFLYPLLQGYDSVALEADVELGGTDQKFNLLVGRHLQKLVGQRPQTVLMMPILEGLDGVQKMSKSLGNYVGITEKPNDMYGKIMSISDELMWRYYELLSDRSIEEIKKIKQDVEDGKLHPKKAKQLLAFEITARFHSKEAADLAQRYFEEVFSKRDIPENLQTINYKLEDENIWICRLLKDISFTKSTSEAKRLIKSNAVSIDKKKINDENLKLEKGSYIIKVGKKKIAKVEIE, from the coding sequence ATGGATTTAGAAAAAGAGGTAAAAAGACAGTTAGAAATTATTAAACGCGGTGCAGCTGAAATCATAGATGAAGAAGAATTAAAGGAAAAAATAAAGGATAGCCTGCAAAAAAATAAACCTTTAAAGATTAAGGCAGGATTTGATCCAACAGCACCCGATTTGCATTTAGGCCATACGGTTTTAATCCAAAAACTCAAACAGTTTCAGGATTTAGGCCATGAGGTTTATTTTTTAATCGGTGATTTTACAGGCATGATTGGTGATCCAACAGGTAAAAGCGAAACAAGAAAAGCTTTGACAAAGGAAGAAGTAGAAAAAAACGCTCAAACATACAAAGAGCAGATTTTTAAAATCCTTGATGAGAAAAAAACAAAGGTAGTCTATAACTCAAGCTGGTGTGAGAAACTTTCAGCTGTTGATCTAATAAAACTTGCATCCACAATGACCGTTGCTCGTATGCTTGAAAGGGATGATTTTGCCAAACGGTTTGCAGCTAATAAACCGATTTCTATACATGAGTTTTTATACCCTCTGCTTCAGGGCTATGATTCAGTGGCATTGGAAGCTGATGTTGAGCTTGGAGGCACCGATCAGAAGTTTAACCTGCTTGTAGGCAGACATCTACAAAAACTTGTCGGTCAAAGGCCTCAAACAGTGCTTATGATGCCTATCTTGGAGGGACTTGACGGTGTTCAAAAGATGAGCAAATCGCTGGGTAACTATGTGGGTATAACAGAAAAACCAAACGATATGTATGGTAAAATCATGTCGATTTCTGATGAGCTGATGTGGCGATACTATGAGCTTTTAAGCGACAGAAGCATAGAGGAGATCAAAAAAATTAAACAGGATGTTGAAGATGGCAAACTCCATCCCAAAAAAGCCAAGCAACTGCTTGCTTTTGAGATAACGGCTCGATTTCACTCAAAAGAGGCAGCCGATTTAGCTCAGCGCTATTTTGAAGAGGTCTTTTCAAAGCGCGATATACCAGAAAATCTACAGACCATCAACTACAAATTGGAAGATGAAAATATCTGGATATGCAGACTCCTTAAGGATATAAGCTTTACGAAAAGCACATCTGAGGCTAAAAGATTGATAAAATCAAACGCTGTTTCCATAGACAAAAAGAAAATCAACGATGAAAATCTTAAATTAGAAAAAGGCAGCTATATCATAAAAGTTGGCAAGAAAAAGATTGCAAAAGTGGAGATTGAGTAG
- a CDS encoding vitamin B12-dependent ribonucleotide reductase: MRLSENALVVLKSRYLQKDQEGNIIETPDQLIDRVAKAIADADKLYTSDEKEIQKTYEEFKEIMSELQFLPNTPTLVNAGRPLGQLSACFVLPIDDSMESIFDAVKATALIHKSGGGTGFSFSRLRPKNDIVSSTMGVSSGPVSFMKVFDCATEAIKQGGVRRGANMGILRVDHPDILDFIHCKEKEGEFSNFNISVAITNKFLQALENDEEYELVNPRNGEATGKLKASFVWDEIAKGAHKNGEPGIIFIDRINEKHPLSKEVGIIESTNPCGEQPLLPYESCNLGSINLGKFVKNKAIDFDSLARVVKIAVHFLDNVIDVNKYPLKKIEENTKKNRKIGLGVMGFADLLIDLGIPYNSQEAVKTAEEVMRFIQETSKKASSELAEKRGNFPNYKYSVYAKDEIPMRNATTTTIAPTGSISMIADASSGIEPIFALAYYKQVLDGKRLPYVYERLFNILKERGVYSDALSEKIIDNRGSLKGIEEIPEDVKKLFVTAMDISYKAHIDIQAAFQKYTDNAVSKTINMANSVTVDDVKEAYNYAYKKGLKGITVYRDGSRVDQVLVTPKKEQKIADSFVRPVVLTGFTEKIRTSRGTLYVTVNTVNGEPVEVFANIGKSGGDISALSEAIGRLISIALQNGVHVKSIINTLISITGAQPIWSNGRLIKSVPDAIAQVLRDHFLNHDAKPAEPKKLAGEECPECGSPLEIVEGCAVCRNCGYSRCG; encoded by the coding sequence GTGAGATTATCCGAAAATGCATTGGTTGTATTAAAAAGTAGATACCTGCAAAAAGATCAAGAAGGCAACATTATAGAAACACCCGATCAGCTTATAGATAGGGTGGCAAAAGCTATAGCAGATGCCGACAAACTCTACACCTCTGATGAAAAGGAGATTCAAAAAACATACGAAGAGTTTAAAGAGATAATGAGTGAGTTGCAATTTCTACCCAATACACCCACCCTCGTTAATGCTGGAAGACCGCTGGGTCAGTTATCCGCCTGTTTTGTTCTTCCGATTGATGATAGCATGGAAAGCATATTTGATGCTGTGAAAGCCACCGCTTTAATCCACAAATCTGGTGGCGGCACAGGATTCTCTTTTTCCCGTCTAAGGCCAAAAAACGACATAGTCAGCTCAACGATGGGCGTGTCAAGCGGGCCTGTTTCGTTTATGAAGGTTTTTGATTGCGCAACAGAGGCAATCAAGCAGGGAGGCGTAAGACGCGGCGCAAATATGGGCATTTTAAGGGTAGATCATCCAGACATCCTTGACTTTATCCACTGCAAAGAAAAAGAGGGGGAATTCAGCAATTTCAATATATCTGTTGCCATAACAAATAAATTTCTACAGGCGCTTGAAAACGACGAAGAATACGAGCTTGTAAATCCTCGAAACGGTGAGGCAACAGGCAAGCTCAAAGCTTCTTTTGTGTGGGATGAAATAGCAAAAGGTGCGCACAAAAACGGAGAGCCAGGTATAATCTTTATAGACAGAATAAATGAAAAACACCCCTTATCAAAAGAGGTGGGGATAATAGAAAGCACAAACCCCTGCGGTGAACAGCCGCTTCTGCCTTATGAAAGCTGCAATCTTGGATCTATAAACCTGGGTAAATTTGTAAAAAACAAAGCAATAGACTTTGACAGTCTGGCAAGGGTTGTCAAAATAGCCGTGCATTTTTTGGATAATGTTATTGATGTAAATAAATATCCACTCAAAAAAATAGAGGAAAATACAAAGAAAAACAGAAAAATCGGCCTTGGTGTTATGGGCTTTGCAGACCTTTTAATTGATCTTGGTATCCCTTATAATTCACAGGAGGCTGTAAAAACTGCCGAAGAGGTTATGAGATTTATTCAAGAAACATCCAAAAAGGCATCCAGCGAACTTGCAGAAAAACGGGGTAATTTCCCCAATTACAAATACAGTGTTTATGCAAAAGACGAAATACCTATGAGAAACGCAACAACAACCACAATAGCTCCAACAGGCTCAATATCCATGATAGCTGATGCATCAAGCGGCATAGAACCAATATTTGCACTTGCCTACTACAAACAGGTTCTGGATGGCAAACGGCTACCGTATGTTTATGAGAGGCTGTTCAATATATTGAAGGAAAGAGGGGTTTATTCAGATGCCTTGTCAGAAAAAATTATCGACAATAGGGGAAGCCTAAAGGGTATTGAAGAAATTCCTGAGGATGTTAAAAAGCTCTTTGTGACAGCTATGGATATTTCATACAAAGCGCACATAGATATTCAGGCTGCATTTCAGAAATACACAGACAACGCCGTTTCAAAAACAATTAATATGGCAAATTCAGTTACCGTAGATGATGTAAAAGAGGCTTATAACTATGCATACAAAAAGGGCTTAAAAGGCATTACAGTCTACAGAGATGGCTCAAGAGTCGATCAGGTGCTTGTTACACCCAAAAAGGAACAAAAAATAGCAGATAGTTTTGTTAGACCTGTGGTTTTAACTGGATTTACAGAAAAGATAAGAACATCCCGCGGAACACTTTATGTAACAGTCAATACGGTTAATGGTGAGCCTGTTGAGGTGTTTGCAAATATAGGCAAATCCGGCGGTGATATATCTGCTCTCAGTGAAGCAATAGGCAGACTCATATCAATTGCTCTACAAAACGGTGTTCATGTAAAAAGCATAATCAATACGCTTATCAGTATAACGGGCGCTCAACCCATCTGGAGCAACGGCAGGTTGATAAAATCTGTGCCCGATGCTATTGCTCAGGTGTTGAGGGATCATTTCCTCAATCACGACGCAAAGCCTGCTGAACCAAAAAAATTAGCAGGTGAGGAGTGTCCTGAATGTGGTTCTCCTCTTGAGATTGTTGAAGGATGCGCAGTTTGCAGAAACTGTGGATATTCGCGATGCGGTTAG
- a CDS encoding type III pantothenate kinase — translation MLIAVDIGNTNIVIGVFLNDRFLNFRLSTNKKLTQDEYCINFYNLFNLYGLNKKVEGAIISSVVPQITPLVKNAIKIVFDIEPLEVGPGIKTGMPILYHNPQEVGADRIVNAVGAYEEFKDALIVIDSGTAITFDVISKKGEYIGGAIAPGINISADALAEKTAKLPRVPIEKPQTVIGRTTLRSIQSGLFYGYLSMIEGMIKRIKKEMQTNCTVVITGGESALFYRHLSEINHFRPYLTLFGLKVIYEKNV, via the coding sequence ATGTTGATTGCGGTTGATATAGGCAATACCAATATCGTAATTGGAGTATTTCTAAATGATAGATTTTTGAACTTTAGGCTCAGCACAAACAAAAAACTCACACAGGATGAATACTGCATAAACTTTTACAACCTCTTCAATCTATACGGCTTAAACAAAAAGGTTGAAGGAGCAATCATCTCATCTGTAGTGCCCCAGATAACACCACTTGTTAAAAACGCCATAAAGATCGTTTTTGATATTGAACCGCTTGAGGTTGGACCGGGTATAAAGACTGGAATGCCTATTTTATACCACAACCCTCAGGAGGTTGGAGCAGATAGAATTGTCAATGCCGTTGGCGCTTATGAGGAGTTCAAAGACGCCTTGATTGTTATAGACTCAGGAACTGCCATAACATTTGATGTGATAAGCAAAAAAGGTGAATATATCGGTGGGGCAATAGCTCCGGGTATCAATATTTCAGCTGATGCCTTAGCTGAAAAAACAGCCAAACTACCCCGCGTTCCTATAGAAAAACCGCAGACTGTTATAGGTAGAACAACACTTAGAAGTATTCAATCGGGTTTGTTTTACGGATACCTATCAATGATTGAGGGGATGATTAAAAGAATCAAAAAGGAGATGCAAACAAACTGCACCGTTGTTATAACAGGTGGTGAGAGCGCACTTTTTTATAGACACCTATCAGAGATAAACCACTTCAGGCCATACCTTACGCTGTTTGGACTAAAGGTTATTTATGAAAAAAATGTATAA
- the recJ gene encoding single-stranded-DNA-specific exonuclease RecJ, whose amino-acid sequence MSKTKTAKSITGEIKKLNILDECLKNIPVRVGQLTLFDATRRILKNRNITGAKQIKEFLFPSLNQLYNPFLLEDMDIAVDRIIRAIGKRENILIVGDYDTDGVTATSLLLMFLKEIGINASFYIPTREDGYGLSVEAIKRAIESKASLIITVDNGITSIDEVEFAKTVGIDVIITDHHEPQDILPNAFAVIDPKRNNSRFPFKELSGVGVAFNLIMALRNKLRKKGFFTNKEEPNLKKYLDLVALGTLADIVPLLDENRVCVKIGLFNKQHSTAGIELLKKVSGIEGNLTSRHVGFVIAPRINAAGRLSDASIVVDMFTNDNMEEAKLIAEKLEQINNERRRLQNQIIEEVDKLACNSSSRIIVAAKKGWHRGLIGIVANAIAYRHKKPSIIIAKEGEFSIGSGRSFGDIDLFSIIKETSHLLERFGGHKMAVGITIKTKNIDKFYENINDIIKEKYPEEATISTLNIDCLSNFNIFSKKFVEELSLLEPFGPLNEEPLFFTQNVIVKNKTMILNRYPRYLLDDGTASLWMVSFDKLQLDVGGIYDVVYTAYMKNGYVSFNIKDVFKLD is encoded by the coding sequence ATGTCAAAAACAAAAACAGCCAAAAGCATCACAGGCGAGATAAAAAAACTCAATATCTTGGATGAATGTTTAAAAAATATTCCCGTAAGGGTAGGGCAGCTAACGCTATTTGATGCAACAAGAAGGATATTAAAAAACAGAAACATCACAGGCGCAAAACAGATTAAAGAGTTTCTTTTTCCCTCTCTAAATCAGCTATACAATCCCTTTTTACTTGAGGATATGGATATTGCCGTTGATAGAATTATTAGAGCTATTGGCAAAAGGGAGAATATTTTAATTGTTGGCGATTACGACACAGACGGCGTTACAGCAACAAGCCTGCTTTTGATGTTTCTTAAAGAGATTGGCATTAATGCATCCTTTTACATTCCAACAAGAGAGGATGGCTACGGTTTAAGCGTTGAGGCTATCAAAAGGGCAATAGAAAGCAAGGCATCTTTAATAATAACAGTGGATAACGGCATCACAAGTATAGATGAGGTAGAGTTTGCAAAAACTGTTGGTATCGATGTCATAATTACAGACCATCATGAGCCGCAGGATATACTGCCCAACGCATTTGCAGTAATAGATCCTAAAAGAAACAACTCCCGTTTTCCTTTTAAGGAGCTATCAGGCGTTGGTGTTGCATTCAACCTTATAATGGCCTTAAGAAATAAACTGAGAAAAAAGGGATTTTTTACAAACAAAGAAGAGCCCAACCTGAAAAAATACCTTGACCTTGTAGCACTTGGCACTTTAGCCGATATAGTGCCGCTTTTAGATGAAAACAGGGTTTGCGTAAAAATAGGTTTGTTTAATAAACAACATTCAACAGCGGGTATTGAGCTTTTGAAGAAGGTTTCTGGCATTGAGGGTAATCTCACATCAAGACATGTGGGTTTTGTTATTGCCCCGAGGATAAATGCAGCAGGTAGATTATCCGATGCATCCATTGTTGTAGATATGTTTACAAACGACAATATGGAGGAGGCAAAACTCATAGCAGAAAAGCTTGAGCAGATCAACAACGAAAGAAGAAGGCTGCAAAATCAGATAATAGAAGAGGTTGATAAGCTCGCTTGCAACTCATCAAGTAGAATCATTGTAGCCGCCAAAAAAGGCTGGCACAGGGGTTTGATTGGAATAGTGGCAAACGCCATCGCCTACAGGCATAAAAAACCATCGATAATAATAGCAAAAGAGGGTGAGTTTTCCATTGGAAGCGGCAGAAGTTTTGGCGATATCGATCTATTTAGTATTATCAAGGAAACATCCCATCTACTTGAAAGATTCGGCGGCCATAAAATGGCCGTTGGTATAACAATAAAGACAAAAAACATTGATAAATTCTACGAAAACATAAACGATATAATAAAAGAGAAATATCCAGAAGAGGCCACCATTTCTACACTTAACATAGATTGCCTATCAAACTTCAATATATTTTCAAAAAAATTTGTTGAGGAACTGTCGTTGCTTGAGCCGTTTGGCCCGCTAAACGAAGAGCCGCTTTTTTTTACTCAGAATGTAATCGTTAAAAATAAAACAATGATATTAAACCGCTATCCACGATACCTTCTTGATGATGGAACTGCAAGTTTATGGATGGTTAGTTTCGATAAGCTACAGCTTGATGTTGGCGGTATCTACGATGTTGTTTATACTGCTTATATGAAAAACGGTTATGTGTCTTTTAATATAAAAGATGTTTTTAAGTTAGATTAG